GATCAAAAGAATTCTATTTTTATCCACTATAAAATAAATCCTGGAAATGCTGATTCTCCAATCATAGATATGTCTCCTGAAGAAATAAGAGATAGATTTTTGGAATCTATTAAATAGAATTTTCTATTAATTTCTATTTTATTAGTTTATTTTGAATAATTCATTTAGAATATTTTTTTTGAATATTTTTTTTGAATTTTTTGTTTTTGAATTTTTTTAAGTATTTTATTATTCTATTAGTTTATTTTTTAGCTATAGTAAATCCATTACCAATCATTATTGCAATTACATTATTTTGATCATCGGTAATATTTACTTGATATACGGAGATATTTCTCCCTTTATTTATGCATTTTGACTTTGCAATCAGCCAGTTCCCCTTGGTGCTTTTTAAATAGGATATATTACATGATTGGCCAACTGTATTGCCTACATCCGCCCCATGTAAATTATCTAAATTAGAATGTATTGCAAATGTAAAATCAGCGAGAGTGAAAATAGCTCCTCCATGAACTCCTCCTACTGCATTTCTGTGAATATCTTCAATTTCCATTTTACATTCTACAAAATCTTCATTTATTGATTCAATTTTAATTCCTGCACTTTTTGCAAAGTTATCATTAATAAAAAACTTTTTAACACGGTCTAAATCTAGTTTCATTTCGATTCTCCTTGTTTCTGCCTAATAAGCTAAGCAAAATTGTTAAAAACTTATTATAATTAACTATAATGATAAAATATATATTTTACTATATTTTATTATTTTTCTATTATATTGTATATTTTATCAATATTAATTATATTATGAAT
This genomic stretch from Methanobrevibacter sp. TMH8 harbors:
- a CDS encoding PaaI family thioesterase is translated as MKLDLDRVKKFFINDNFAKSAGIKIESINEDFVECKMEIEDIHRNAVGGVHGGAIFTLADFTFAIHSNLDNLHGADVGNTVGQSCNISYLKSTKGNWLIAKSKCINKGRNISVYQVNITDDQNNVIAIMIGNGFTIAKK